In Spirochaeta thermophila DSM 6578, the following proteins share a genomic window:
- a CDS encoding endonuclease MutS2 has translation MDARSVERLEFSLILEEVASYALSEEGRRRLAEQGFFTEVSLIEEELSRVGAWRTLIARGVELPSSFPDIASLQTMLRTEGTRLSLEDLCAYMLWFEALMRLREVLVSSELPPLSEPARMLPDFSGEYELLSRYIAFPPEIREENVPELRQIRQRILGIQEEIERIAYRYLHDPSYEGVFRAAVPTQREGRTVLPVNINFRGRVRGIVHEVSSSGATAYIEPFEIVEQNNLLVQEQNRYREVVERLLGQLSQRVRARWAEVEYAQGVLGVLDAAYAKARYGAVHRCVAPARGERPVGRKLRHPLLGEKAVPVDFAYEEGVRICVLSGANAGGKTVFLKTLGLAVLMHQFGMEVPAEEGTVLPVCDRVLVVLGDEQSLQSELSTFSAYMKRVAEVLREADERSLVLLDELGSGTDPEEGGALSVAVLEELRRRGSWVLVTTHQAALKAYAYATPGVMNASVNFDEESLRPLYTITPGVPGASYALAIARRMGVPEEVCRRAEEYLSGRGQEVSVLIRNLLAREQELARREEEVARLKASLEEWEKALREREEACAVREAQLRKEGVRDLREFVQEARRRVEEAVREVREGRREAERRAREVVAGVEERIVREAERVARVQERRRPGVRVVPGMRVRHVRTKAEGVVVEEKRGKWVVQFPTMRLMLEAEELVPIDRGEGEEGRGPEVVVEREAVRGVPVVLDVRGMRLEEARRAVEEWLDRAVLAGVREVSVVHGTGTGVLQKGVHDLLRAHPHVERFQFAPPEQGGFGRTLVWLRQGEGG, from the coding sequence ATGGATGCGCGCTCGGTGGAACGGCTTGAGTTTTCTCTCATTCTCGAAGAGGTGGCTTCGTATGCATTGAGCGAGGAGGGAAGACGGAGGCTCGCAGAGCAGGGATTTTTTACCGAGGTTTCCCTTATAGAGGAAGAGCTCTCCCGGGTAGGCGCGTGGCGTACGCTCATCGCGCGGGGTGTGGAGCTTCCCTCTTCATTCCCTGATATTGCCTCTCTTCAGACGATGCTCAGAACTGAGGGCACACGGCTTTCGCTTGAAGATCTGTGCGCCTACATGTTGTGGTTCGAGGCCCTCATGCGCCTCAGGGAGGTGCTCGTCTCCTCTGAGCTTCCTCCGCTCTCAGAGCCGGCGCGTATGCTTCCTGATTTTTCTGGTGAGTATGAGCTTCTCTCGCGCTACATTGCCTTTCCGCCTGAGATACGGGAGGAGAATGTTCCCGAGCTGCGTCAGATTAGACAGCGTATCCTGGGTATTCAGGAGGAGATAGAACGGATTGCGTATCGGTACCTGCATGATCCTTCGTACGAGGGGGTATTCAGGGCTGCGGTGCCTACCCAGCGTGAGGGGCGTACGGTGTTGCCCGTGAACATCAATTTCAGGGGAAGGGTGAGGGGGATCGTGCACGAGGTGTCATCGAGCGGGGCCACGGCCTACATAGAGCCGTTCGAGATCGTGGAGCAGAACAACCTGCTCGTGCAGGAGCAGAACCGCTACCGGGAGGTGGTGGAGCGGCTGCTGGGACAGCTTTCTCAGCGGGTACGGGCCAGGTGGGCCGAGGTGGAGTACGCCCAGGGGGTGCTGGGCGTGCTCGATGCGGCCTATGCCAAGGCGCGCTATGGGGCGGTGCATCGGTGTGTGGCGCCTGCGAGGGGAGAGAGACCGGTGGGGAGGAAGCTGCGGCATCCGCTTCTTGGCGAGAAGGCGGTGCCGGTGGATTTTGCCTATGAGGAGGGGGTGCGAATCTGTGTGCTCTCTGGTGCGAATGCGGGTGGGAAAACGGTCTTCCTCAAGACGCTGGGGCTTGCGGTGCTCATGCACCAGTTCGGTATGGAGGTGCCGGCAGAGGAGGGCACCGTGCTTCCGGTGTGCGACCGGGTGCTGGTGGTGCTGGGCGATGAGCAGTCGCTCCAGAGTGAGCTGTCCACGTTTTCGGCCTACATGAAGCGGGTGGCCGAGGTGCTCCGCGAGGCGGATGAGCGTTCGCTCGTGCTCCTCGATGAGCTGGGTTCTGGCACGGATCCGGAAGAGGGGGGTGCGCTCTCGGTGGCGGTGCTGGAGGAGTTGCGGCGGCGTGGGAGCTGGGTGCTGGTGACCACGCACCAGGCGGCGCTCAAGGCGTACGCGTACGCCACGCCGGGGGTGATGAACGCGAGCGTGAACTTCGACGAGGAGAGCCTCAGGCCGCTCTACACGATCACGCCGGGGGTGCCGGGGGCGAGTTATGCCCTGGCGATCGCCCGGCGGATGGGGGTGCCGGAGGAGGTGTGCCGGAGGGCTGAGGAGTACCTGTCGGGCCGGGGGCAGGAGGTGTCGGTGCTCATCCGCAACCTGCTCGCCCGGGAGCAGGAGCTCGCGCGGCGTGAGGAGGAGGTGGCCCGGCTTAAGGCATCCCTGGAGGAGTGGGAGAAGGCGCTCAGGGAGCGGGAGGAGGCGTGCGCAGTGCGAGAGGCTCAGCTGAGGAAGGAGGGGGTGAGGGATCTGCGGGAGTTCGTGCAGGAGGCGCGGAGACGGGTGGAGGAGGCGGTGCGGGAGGTACGGGAGGGGAGGCGAGAGGCGGAGAGGCGGGCGCGGGAGGTGGTGGCAGGGGTGGAGGAGCGGATCGTCCGGGAGGCGGAGCGGGTGGCGCGGGTGCAAGAGCGGAGGCGGCCTGGGGTGCGGGTGGTTCCGGGGATGCGGGTGCGGCACGTGCGGACAAAGGCGGAGGGGGTGGTGGTGGAGGAGAAGCGGGGGAAGTGGGTGGTGCAGTTTCCCACCATGCGGTTGATGCTGGAGGCTGAGGAGCTCGTGCCGATAGACAGAGGAGAGGGGGAAGAGGGGAGGGGGCCGGAGGTGGTGGTGGAGCGGGAGGCGGTGCGCGGGGTGCCGGTGGTGCTGGATGTGCGTGGCATGCGACTGGAGGAGGCGCGGCGGGCGGTGGAGGAGTGGCTCGACCGGGCGGTGCTGGCGGGGGTGCGGGAGGTGAGTGTGGTGCACGGCACGGGGACGGGGGTGCTCCAGAAGGGGGTGCACGACCTCCTGCGGGCGCACCCTCATGTGGAGCGGTTTCAGTTCGCCCCGCCGGAGCAGGGTGGGTTCGGGCGGACGCTCGTGTGGCTGCGGCAGGGGGAGGGGGGTTGA
- a CDS encoding PEGA domain-containing protein, which produces MWMRRGLLLLFVWMVGHLWASDVRISIFPFQSDYRLSKVAKAATSFVETAFIKESRFDVITRRDMEAVLSQQELSLSDVTDPSSAIRLGKVLTAQYVVIGELQAIGDVVLLAARMLDVETGRMVAAETGTARTLSDLESACTLLARSLAAQFFKEALPGSDTAEGKSLLFITSVPTGARVYINGKYAGETPFRVEQAERHTYRVKIEMDEYVPYETIVRVHEPRIYRVEASLVRDEAGLVIDADVGADVFVDERFMGSAPVEVRVTSGTHRVRVEREGYHAETKKVEVQPGQTLNLSFRLKEKRPLFAGLERERAIGVSSGWGTSTVTLASAVDGGGVALLPPEEGRTGWWGSLSFYFPSSFFSIDAELAAERMVGYGSRLDLVMGIGSPADGPDFSLSAAWLVTVLFPRGFENMEEQIPVVWPWGMELGMFIPLSRNFLFRFSANTFDFDYLEAWGLKLMMGVVL; this is translated from the coding sequence ATGTGGATGCGAAGAGGACTGCTTTTGTTGTTTGTGTGGATGGTGGGTCACCTGTGGGCATCCGATGTCCGTATTTCTATTTTCCCCTTTCAGAGCGACTACCGGCTCTCAAAGGTGGCGAAGGCCGCCACCTCCTTTGTGGAGACTGCCTTCATCAAGGAGAGTCGGTTTGACGTGATCACGCGCAGGGATATGGAGGCCGTCCTCTCCCAGCAGGAGCTCAGTCTCTCCGATGTGACTGATCCTTCCTCTGCCATACGTCTGGGAAAGGTGCTCACAGCCCAGTATGTGGTGATAGGAGAACTGCAGGCCATTGGCGATGTGGTACTCCTGGCGGCCCGCATGCTCGACGTGGAGACAGGGCGGATGGTGGCCGCAGAGACAGGTACGGCCCGTACCCTGAGCGATCTGGAGAGTGCCTGTACGCTGCTTGCCCGCTCGCTTGCTGCGCAGTTCTTTAAAGAGGCTCTCCCTGGATCAGATACTGCAGAAGGGAAGTCTCTCCTGTTCATCACGAGTGTCCCCACAGGGGCGCGGGTGTACATCAACGGAAAGTACGCAGGCGAGACCCCCTTCAGGGTAGAGCAGGCCGAGCGCCATACCTATCGCGTGAAGATAGAGATGGACGAATACGTACCGTACGAGACAATCGTTCGGGTTCATGAGCCGCGCATCTACCGTGTTGAGGCTTCGCTTGTGCGCGATGAGGCCGGGCTGGTGATAGATGCCGATGTGGGAGCAGACGTGTTTGTGGATGAGAGATTCATGGGGAGTGCGCCGGTGGAGGTGCGGGTTACATCCGGGACACACCGTGTGAGGGTGGAGCGCGAGGGGTATCACGCTGAGACGAAAAAGGTGGAGGTGCAGCCCGGCCAGACCCTGAACCTCTCCTTCAGGCTTAAGGAGAAAAGGCCCCTCTTTGCCGGACTCGAGAGGGAACGTGCGATAGGGGTTTCCTCCGGGTGGGGTACGAGTACCGTCACCCTGGCATCGGCTGTAGATGGTGGAGGCGTGGCGCTTCTTCCCCCGGAGGAGGGCCGTACTGGCTGGTGGGGATCGCTGTCGTTCTATTTCCCCTCTTCGTTTTTCTCGATAGATGCTGAACTTGCTGCAGAACGCATGGTAGGGTATGGCTCACGGCTCGACCTGGTGATGGGCATAGGAAGCCCGGCGGATGGGCCTGATTTTTCGCTTTCCGCTGCGTGGCTTGTGACCGTGCTGTTTCCCAGGGGGTTCGAGAACATGGAGGAGCAGATTCCCGTGGTATGGCCGTGGGGAATGGAGCTCGGTATGTTTATTCCTCTCTCGCGGAACTTCCTCTTTCGGTTTTCGGCCAATACGTTCGATTTTGACTACCTGGAAGCATGGGGACTCAAGCTCATGATGGGAGTGGTGCTGTAG
- the rsgA gene encoding ribosome small subunit-dependent GTPase A, whose amino-acid sequence MRRGLVLMGINNIFTVEEEGTGALYECRIKGKVLEDAVGDYNPLAPGDRVEFEEDPIEEHKGSIERRLERKNAFVRYNLKRKAPQTLAANVDLLVCLTSPDQPPFRPRFIDRVLVAAELVEGAEALVLLNKKDLGVPPEVARRLSLYADIGYHVRMISVKTGEGIADLVAFFQGKTVVLVGQSGVGKSSLLNTLVPGAGQRVGEISRKYNRGSHVTNYSRLFHARGFEVIDTPGVREFVPYGTSSRDVGWCFREFEPYAKECAYPSCQHMDEPDCAVKEAVMKGRIDPERYESYLRLREELELLEQEEYG is encoded by the coding sequence ATGAGAAGAGGCCTGGTGCTCATGGGCATCAACAACATCTTCACCGTAGAGGAGGAAGGCACGGGCGCCCTCTACGAGTGCCGTATAAAAGGAAAAGTCCTCGAGGATGCCGTAGGAGACTACAACCCCCTCGCCCCCGGCGACCGGGTGGAGTTCGAGGAAGACCCCATCGAGGAGCACAAGGGCTCCATCGAGCGCAGGCTCGAACGGAAGAACGCCTTTGTTCGCTACAACCTCAAGCGCAAAGCCCCTCAGACGCTGGCTGCCAACGTGGACCTGCTGGTGTGCCTCACGAGCCCAGACCAGCCGCCCTTCAGACCGCGCTTCATCGACCGGGTCCTCGTGGCCGCAGAGCTTGTGGAAGGTGCTGAAGCCCTCGTCCTTCTCAATAAAAAGGACCTCGGGGTCCCGCCCGAGGTGGCGCGTCGCCTCTCGCTCTATGCCGACATCGGCTACCATGTGCGGATGATCTCGGTGAAAACCGGCGAGGGCATTGCCGACCTGGTGGCCTTCTTTCAAGGAAAAACCGTGGTGCTCGTGGGGCAATCGGGGGTGGGCAAGTCGTCGCTCCTCAACACCCTCGTGCCCGGCGCAGGCCAGCGGGTGGGGGAGATCTCGCGCAAGTACAACCGTGGCTCGCACGTCACCAACTACTCACGCCTCTTCCATGCCCGGGGCTTCGAGGTGATCGATACCCCGGGGGTGCGTGAGTTCGTGCCCTACGGGACCTCCTCCCGTGATGTGGGGTGGTGCTTCCGCGAATTCGAGCCCTATGCCAAGGAGTGTGCCTATCCCTCGTGCCAGCACATGGACGAGCCCGACTGCGCGGTGAAAGAGGCGGTGATGAAAGGTCGCATCGACCCCGAGCGCTACGAGAGCTACCTCAGGCTGCGGGAGGAGCTCGAGCTCCTCGAGCAGGAGGAGTACGGGTGA
- the murI gene encoding glutamate racemase gives MQETGTRRNEEELAKRLKTSLDDPCRPVLFLDSGIGGIPYLLWALNHIEGEEFVYVADRAHFPYGPRSHEELEAILVDLVAGLLRRFRPKLVVLACNTASVVGLPALRARYAIPFVGVVPAIKPAASLTRTGVVGLLATERTLRDFYTDELIATYANGARVVKVPSPHIVEFVEHRFIDASGEERRTAVREAVDRCVAQGADTIVLGCTHFVFLEAQIRSLAGEHVQVIDSREGVGRRLGHLLSYLPCGRRGPSTASFYLTGRTPPEGRYLRFTRHYGLSFGGVLE, from the coding sequence ATGCAGGAGACAGGAACGCGGAGGAACGAAGAAGAGCTCGCAAAGCGCTTGAAGACCTCTTTGGATGACCCGTGCCGGCCGGTGCTCTTCCTGGATTCTGGGATAGGCGGTATCCCCTACCTTCTGTGGGCCCTCAATCACATCGAGGGCGAGGAGTTCGTCTATGTCGCCGACAGGGCCCACTTCCCCTACGGCCCCAGATCCCACGAAGAGCTCGAGGCCATCCTCGTGGACCTCGTGGCCGGCCTGCTTCGCCGGTTCAGGCCGAAGCTCGTGGTCCTCGCGTGCAACACCGCCTCGGTGGTGGGTCTGCCCGCCCTGCGTGCCCGGTACGCGATCCCCTTCGTGGGCGTGGTGCCCGCCATCAAACCTGCCGCCTCCCTCACCCGTACAGGCGTCGTAGGACTCCTTGCGACCGAGCGCACCTTGCGGGATTTCTACACCGATGAGCTCATCGCCACCTATGCGAACGGTGCGCGAGTGGTGAAGGTCCCTTCCCCGCACATCGTGGAGTTTGTGGAACACCGCTTCATCGACGCCTCCGGAGAGGAACGCCGCACCGCAGTCCGGGAGGCGGTGGACCGCTGTGTGGCCCAGGGCGCCGACACCATCGTGCTCGGCTGCACCCACTTCGTGTTCCTCGAAGCCCAGATCCGCTCCCTCGCAGGGGAGCACGTGCAGGTGATAGACTCCCGGGAAGGAGTGGGCCGGAGGCTCGGCCACCTTCTCTCGTACCTCCCCTGTGGGAGGAGGGGCCCCTCTACCGCCTCGTTCTACCTCACCGGACGGACCCCACCCGAGGGTCGGTATCTCAGGTTCACCCGGCACTACGGACTCTCCTTTGGAGGTGTGCTCGAATGA
- a CDS encoding pentapeptide repeat-containing protein — MFVPTPCAHEGCPGFAVSGYDRCFSHLTADEQDAFASRIREMLTRQERITDLSLSGMDLSGLPLSGKRLYACNLSGCRLSTTRVEKLLLRLCFLDGSVFEGVTFTGLDTNFCSFAGSRVVGCTLEESDVLTSNFNGSIFEESEFKSCDLYHSRFMLSSLRKMRFYDCNLKRTYFIGASLEEVSFPYSNDEDAYFEPKEETPL; from the coding sequence ATGTTCGTCCCTACGCCGTGTGCACATGAGGGATGTCCGGGTTTTGCCGTCTCGGGGTACGATCGGTGTTTCTCCCATCTTACGGCCGATGAACAGGATGCGTTCGCCTCCCGGATACGTGAGATGCTCACCCGGCAGGAGCGGATCACCGATCTCTCGCTCTCGGGCATGGACCTTTCGGGGCTTCCGCTCTCGGGGAAGCGGCTGTATGCCTGCAATCTCTCCGGATGTCGTCTCTCGACCACCAGGGTGGAGAAGCTCCTGCTTAGACTCTGTTTCCTGGACGGGAGTGTCTTCGAGGGGGTGACCTTCACCGGCCTGGATACGAACTTCTGCAGTTTTGCGGGGTCGCGTGTGGTGGGATGTACGCTGGAGGAGTCTGATGTACTCACCTCCAATTTCAACGGCAGCATCTTCGAGGAGAGCGAGTTCAAGAGCTGCGATCTCTACCACTCACGCTTCATGCTGAGCTCGCTCAGGAAGATGCGTTTCTACGACTGCAACCTGAAGCGTACGTACTTCATCGGGGCCTCGTTGGAGGAGGTGTCGTTCCCCTACTCCAACGACGAGGATGCCTACTTCGAGCCGAAGGAGGAGACGCCGCTGTGA
- a CDS encoding MBL fold metallo-hydrolase, with the protein MKVFAHFSLPGFSNTYLVGPEEGGDAILVDPGCFDEYLLNLVEDHGYYVRHVLVTHGHRNHYQGIKTILRIYDATVYANTPHLDGVLCEMVHEGRRLDLGWVEVRVLSLPGHSRDSVAYVMGPYVFTGDALTSGKVGSPVNPQGKALLIAYLNQKLLALPEHYIVFPGHGPPTTVRTEAAFNVDLRLTPGRGTGVPF; encoded by the coding sequence GTGAAAGTCTTCGCCCACTTCTCGCTCCCGGGGTTCTCCAACACGTACCTGGTGGGTCCCGAGGAAGGGGGAGATGCGATCCTGGTGGATCCGGGGTGCTTCGACGAGTACCTCCTCAACCTGGTGGAAGATCACGGCTACTACGTCCGGCACGTGCTGGTCACCCACGGCCACCGCAACCACTACCAGGGGATCAAGACGATTCTCAGGATCTACGACGCCACGGTGTACGCGAATACGCCGCACCTCGATGGGGTGCTGTGCGAGATGGTGCACGAGGGGCGGCGGCTCGATCTGGGGTGGGTGGAGGTGAGGGTGCTCTCCCTTCCCGGTCACTCGCGGGACTCGGTGGCGTATGTGATGGGGCCGTACGTGTTCACGGGCGATGCCCTCACCTCGGGGAAGGTGGGAAGTCCGGTGAATCCTCAGGGGAAGGCGCTCCTCATCGCCTACCTCAACCAGAAGCTGCTCGCGCTTCCGGAGCACTACATCGTGTTTCCGGGGCACGGCCCCCCCACCACGGTTCGCACCGAGGCGGCGTTCAACGTGGATCTCCGTCTGACGCCCGGGCGAGGGACCGGAGTACCGTTTTGA
- a CDS encoding RluA family pseudouridine synthase: MTDPTPFSLHVPPHLDGLRLDQALAELLGITRSQVKQRIADLALDGRPAKPSQRVHAGARIAGTLLPEAPPDLTPEPVPFTVLYEDPHCLVIDKPQGLVVHPGAGNPTGTLVHGLLHYSHELATRASSDDLDDEERLRIGIVHRLDKDTSGVLVVAKDPATHHFLATQFKEKETKKLYLAVLKGTPPAREGEIEGHLARDPVHRKKFTLLSRPDRGKYSHTRYRLLAAFGTHSFVALYPTTGRTHQLRVHTAALGCPILGDPLYARPDPRFPDATLMLHAYLLTIRIPGRGLLTFRAPLPHRFKTVLRSLARASDGDPR; this comes from the coding sequence ATGACTGACCCCACCCCCTTCTCCCTCCACGTCCCCCCCCACCTCGACGGACTCCGTCTCGACCAGGCCCTCGCCGAACTCCTCGGCATCACCCGCAGCCAGGTCAAGCAGCGCATCGCCGATCTTGCCCTCGACGGTCGGCCCGCCAAACCCTCCCAGCGCGTCCACGCCGGCGCCCGCATCGCCGGCACCCTCCTCCCCGAAGCCCCACCCGATCTCACCCCCGAACCCGTTCCCTTCACCGTCCTCTACGAAGACCCGCACTGCCTCGTTATCGACAAACCCCAGGGCCTCGTGGTACACCCCGGGGCGGGCAACCCCACCGGCACCCTCGTCCACGGCCTCCTCCACTACTCGCACGAACTCGCCACCCGCGCCTCTTCGGACGACCTCGACGACGAAGAACGCCTGCGCATCGGCATTGTCCACCGCCTCGACAAAGACACCTCGGGCGTCCTCGTGGTGGCCAAAGACCCCGCCACCCACCACTTCCTCGCCACACAGTTCAAGGAAAAGGAGACGAAGAAACTCTACCTCGCCGTACTCAAAGGCACCCCCCCCGCCCGGGAAGGAGAGATCGAAGGCCACCTCGCCCGTGACCCTGTGCACCGCAAGAAGTTCACCCTCCTCTCGAGGCCGGACCGGGGCAAGTACTCCCACACCCGCTACCGCCTCCTCGCCGCCTTCGGCACCCACTCCTTCGTCGCCCTCTACCCCACCACCGGCCGCACCCACCAGCTCCGCGTCCACACCGCCGCGCTCGGCTGCCCCATCCTCGGCGACCCCCTCTACGCCCGCCCCGACCCCCGCTTCCCCGACGCCACCCTCATGCTCCACGCCTATCTCCTCACCATCCGCATACCCGGGAGGGGCCTCCTCACCTTCAGGGCCCCGCTTCCTCACCGTTTCAAAACGGTACTCCGGTCCCTCGCCCGGGCGTCAGACGGAGATCCACGTTGA
- a CDS encoding YggS family pyridoxal phosphate-dependent enzyme, with amino-acid sequence MREREEHIRRILDEVRERCVKAGRRPEEVRVMAVTKLHGPEAIADAYRAGIRLFGENRLQEAASKREAFPPDAELHLIGHLQRNKARKAVELFSCIHSVDRIPLIEALEKAWGDREGRLPVLVEVNLSGEETKYGFRTEEEVAQALERLAASPALEVRGFMTMAPYTDDERVIRAVFGGLRELASRMQKAFPSLPLAELSMGMSNDYPIAIEEGSTILRLGTVLFGERAP; translated from the coding sequence ATGAGGGAGCGGGAGGAACACATACGACGCATCCTCGACGAGGTGAGGGAACGGTGCGTGAAAGCGGGGAGGCGGCCGGAGGAGGTGCGGGTGATGGCCGTCACCAAGCTCCACGGCCCTGAGGCGATTGCAGACGCCTACCGTGCGGGCATCAGGCTCTTCGGCGAGAACAGGCTCCAGGAGGCCGCCTCCAAGCGAGAGGCCTTTCCCCCCGATGCCGAGCTCCACCTCATCGGCCACCTCCAGCGCAACAAGGCCAGGAAGGCGGTGGAGCTCTTCTCCTGCATCCACTCGGTCGATCGCATCCCCCTCATCGAGGCCCTGGAGAAGGCGTGGGGGGATCGGGAAGGGAGGCTCCCTGTGCTCGTCGAGGTGAACCTCTCAGGGGAGGAGACCAAGTACGGGTTCCGCACCGAGGAAGAGGTGGCCCAGGCCCTCGAGCGCCTCGCCGCAAGTCCCGCCCTCGAGGTGCGGGGCTTCATGACCATGGCGCCCTACACCGACGACGAGAGGGTGATCCGGGCCGTGTTCGGGGGCCTGCGCGAGCTGGCCTCTCGTATGCAGAAGGCCTTCCCCTCGCTCCCCCTCGCCGAACTCTCCATGGGCATGAGCAACGACTATCCCATCGCGATCGAGGAGGGGAGCACCATCCTCCGCCTGGGTACGGTGCTCTTCGGGGAGCGTGCCCCGTGA
- the pdxS gene encoding pyridoxal 5'-phosphate synthase lyase subunit PdxS, whose translation MSEKLWSERQTATWRTKVGLAEMLKGGVIMDVVTPEQARIAEDAGAAAVMALERVPADIRAHGGVARMSDPEIIIRIQEAVSIPVMAKCRIGHFVEAQILEALGVDFIDESEVLTPADEEHHIWKHDFKVPFVCGCRDLGEALRRIGEGAAMIRTKGEAGTGDVVEAVRHMRAVMNGIRRLTTLSDEQLMTEAKRLGAPFDVLHEVAKTGKLPVPNFSAGGIATPADAALMMQLGAEAVFVGSGIFKSENPAKRAKAIVEAVTYYNDPKKLAEISRGLGEPMHGIEVRTIEEGRQLAQRGW comes from the coding sequence ATGAGCGAGAAGCTGTGGTCCGAACGTCAGACTGCGACCTGGCGCACCAAGGTGGGGCTCGCCGAGATGCTCAAAGGCGGGGTCATCATGGATGTGGTGACGCCGGAGCAGGCGCGTATCGCGGAGGATGCAGGAGCTGCGGCGGTGATGGCGCTCGAGAGGGTGCCTGCAGATATCCGCGCCCACGGTGGGGTGGCGCGCATGTCCGATCCCGAGATCATCATCCGGATCCAGGAGGCGGTCTCCATCCCGGTGATGGCGAAGTGCCGCATAGGACACTTCGTCGAGGCACAGATCCTGGAGGCCCTGGGGGTCGACTTCATCGACGAGAGCGAGGTGCTCACCCCTGCAGACGAGGAGCACCACATCTGGAAGCACGATTTCAAGGTGCCGTTCGTGTGTGGGTGCCGCGATCTGGGCGAGGCCCTCAGGCGGATAGGCGAGGGTGCGGCCATGATCCGTACCAAGGGAGAGGCCGGCACGGGCGACGTGGTGGAGGCGGTTCGACACATGCGCGCGGTGATGAACGGGATACGCAGGCTCACCACCTTGAGCGACGAACAGCTCATGACCGAAGCGAAGCGTCTGGGCGCTCCGTTCGACGTGCTGCACGAGGTGGCGAAGACCGGCAAGCTCCCGGTACCCAACTTCTCCGCCGGAGGCATCGCCACCCCGGCCGATGCCGCGCTCATGATGCAGCTCGGGGCCGAGGCCGTCTTCGTGGGCTCCGGGATCTTCAAGTCGGAGAATCCTGCCAAACGGGCCAAGGCCATCGTGGAGGCCGTCACCTACTACAACGACCCGAAGAAGCTCGCCGAGATCTCCCGGGGGTTGGGCGAGCCCATGCACGGGATCGAGGTGCGCACCATCGAAGAGGGCAGACAGCTCGCACAGCGAGGCTGGTGA
- the pdxT gene encoding pyridoxal 5'-phosphate synthase glutaminase subunit PdxT, which translates to MRVGILGLQGDFALHQRMLTSLGVETRIVRSMEDLEDCASLVIPGGESTTMGGLLVRFGMLEALSARIREGLPVFGTCAGAILLAREIIGYPDQPRLGVLDIAIERNAYGRQKESFETDVLIPSLRDQPYRAVFIRAPIIRAVGPGVEVLAWFEDLPILVRRGHILAATFHPELTDDPYIHRYFLEQVASRLTVR; encoded by the coding sequence ATGAGGGTAGGGATACTGGGACTGCAGGGCGACTTCGCCCTGCATCAGCGTATGCTCACCTCCTTGGGAGTGGAGACGAGGATCGTCCGCTCGATGGAAGACCTCGAAGACTGCGCCTCGCTGGTGATACCCGGCGGTGAGAGCACCACCATGGGGGGGCTCCTCGTCCGTTTCGGCATGCTCGAGGCCCTCTCGGCCCGCATAAGGGAGGGCCTTCCCGTGTTCGGGACCTGTGCGGGCGCCATTCTCCTCGCCCGAGAGATCATCGGGTATCCCGACCAGCCCCGGCTCGGAGTCCTCGATATCGCGATAGAGAGGAATGCCTACGGCAGGCAGAAGGAGAGCTTCGAGACCGACGTGCTCATCCCCTCCCTCAGGGACCAGCCCTATCGGGCGGTCTTCATCAGGGCGCCCATCATCCGCGCGGTGGGACCCGGAGTCGAGGTGCTCGCCTGGTTCGAAGACCTTCCCATCCTGGTGCGCCGGGGACACATCCTGGCCGCCACCTTCCATCCGGAACTCACCGACGATCCGTACATCCACCGGTACTTCCTTGAACAAGTGGCCTCGCGGCTCACGGTCCGGTGA